One window of the Choristoneura fumiferana chromosome 18, NRCan_CFum_1, whole genome shotgun sequence genome contains the following:
- the LOC141438485 gene encoding LOW QUALITY PROTEIN: uncharacterized protein (The sequence of the model RefSeq protein was modified relative to this genomic sequence to represent the inferred CDS: deleted 2 bases in 1 codon) yields the protein MCSLFTQGYETIRESLSLAERQIKVNHVGDVQPRKRKDKKRKKDDLGVNEPRGTSAALGEGDSFMHSHHDHGTGGHWCAKVIFFSLLAILVALIGLIILENRGLSELEANAVQSQYSGVLEGWLEDAPEDDHHDTHTLELNHHDDEDDDEELTYRKYYHGNEAEPDDDDDDDDEEDENEIAENNDDDDDDEDENETAENNDDDDEDENEKLSTEADQDNDDDDDQNNNRSLENDDQENEGDDDNEDNDPNNEAESEENNNKDEEEHDEGENEDTSLEVEKIEQEASEEEEPISAELPTLPEPADNDDDNKPQDSVEDEAPEVDDDDQSNEPDDDFLEVDDDEPPVERITAPAGKPFAEEEEEETSSEKPADTLAEEEEYEKRQEELRREEAQASHMWLKLTVGGALLVATHAIVRRATASSDEPTEQHVRREETPIDRRMTLIPEEPPESVPIKKVTQESTQHIPSIVKSPPTFEESEEEVEEEEDEQEEPVVFKVTQAAQSEKQEEKQEMYSDEEDAEDDEVEVEEEKVIEQKAVPQVAKPPTPEPDDDVPDDVEIIEDEEIEEEAEEDEEEISDVDDEELLTRLEAKYGRLPEPERPQRRKDGGNSIEDEWPGEPSDAYWRSQLDQAEQEFNQTMSGDVQPRKRKDKKRKKDDLGVNEPRGTSAALGEGDSFMHSHHDHGTGGHWCAKVIFFSLLAILVALIGLIILENRGLSELEANAVQSQYSGVLEGWLEDAPEDDHHDTHTLELNHHDDEDDAEHGEEIEHSDEVEGDDHDDDEEEHDDDDETHDDEDDDDDVSPEDEENTQDYEDEAQDGGDDDEESQDNEDGSQELDLEANDEDEELTYRKYYHGNEAEPDDDDDDDDEEDENEIAENNDDDDDDEDENERRNNDDDDEDENEKLSTEADQDNDDDDDQNNNRSLENDDQENEGDDDNEDNDPNNEAESEENNNKDEEEHDEGENEDTSLEVEKIEQEASEEEEPISAELPTLPEPADNDDDNKPQDSVEDEAPEVDDDDQSNEPDDDFLEVDDDEPPVERITAPAGKPFAEEEEEETSSEKPADTLAEEEEYEKRQEELRREEAQASHMWLKLTVGGALLVATHAIVRRATASSDEPTEQHVRREETPIDRRMTLIPEEPPESVPIKKVTQESTQHIPSIVKSPPTFEESEEEVEEEEDEQEEPVVFKVTQAAQSEKQEEKQEMYSDEEDAEDDEVEVEEEKVVEQKAVPQVAKPPTPEPDDDVPDDVEIIEDEEIEEEAEEDEEEISDVDDEELLTRLEAKYGRLPEPERPQRRKDGGNSIEDEWPGEPSDAYWRSQLDQAEQEFNQGAWLAAAERAGATPLRASARARRIVARALDAAAEHKRDNALLGRAITAYLELLKMNERLSDKKLLEITERTINRIQFRGTYLNAEPVYRLLIRRFPDDPLHRTNLTILFLMANRADLAENVLKETLQRWPDDRLSLAQYGFVLKTRHNRLEEAADFLQRALEGDSGPATEPRYYYHLGDTLLLLGRFKEAHEVHKRAAAHGHFLSPAQRSLYNVPRLKGQPWWNIEDTPYVKLTRALEKSWRAILREGEAARALYEQEKEGLKERGEWSQLDLFARGQEIPGRCDRAPVTCATVRAEAAAAGCRRGQVKFSAMRAGTHVRPHVGPTNCRLRMHLGLSNTKDTFIRVDQEIRQWKEGKVFIFDDSFEHEVWHNGTGSRLVLIVDVWHPELTAAERRQLPAI from the exons ATGTGTTCTTTGTTTACTCAGGGTTATGAAACAATAAGAGAATCTCTGTCGCTTGCGGAGCGCCAGATTAAAGTGAACCATGTCGGGGATGTACAACCAAGGAAACGTAAAGATAAAAAGAGGAAAAAAG ATGATTTGGGAGTAAATGAGCCGCGCGGGACGTCGGCAGCGCTGGGAGAGGGCGACTCCTTCATGCACTCGCACCACGATCACGGAACTGGCGGTCATTGGTGCGCCAAAGTCATATTCTTCTCGCTGCTGGCCATTCTCGTCGCGCTCATTGGACTCATTATACTAGAAAACCGAGGCCTTTCTGAAT TGGAAGCAAATGCCGTGCAGTCACAGTACTCTGGAGTTCTCGAAGGTTGGCTGGAAGATGCTCCCGAGGATGATCACCATGACACACATACACTGGAGCTAAATCATCAT gatgatgaagatgat GATGAAGAACTCACATATAGAAAGTATTATCATGGAAATGAAGCGGaacctgatgatgatgatgatgacgacgatgaAGAAGATGAAAATGAAATCGCGGAAAacaatgatgatgacgacgatgaCGAAGATGAAAATGAAACCGCAGAAAacaatgatgatgacgatgaagatgaaaatgaaaaattaagtaCTGAAGCTGATCAagataatgatgacgatgatgatcaAAATAACAATCGAAGTCTAGAAAACGATGATCAAGAAAATGAAGGCGACGACGACAACGAAGACAATGACCCTAATAATGAAGCAGAGAGTGAAGAAAATAACAATAAG GACGAAGAAGAACACGATGAGGGAGAAAACGAAGACACATCATTAGAAGTGGAGAAGATCGAACAGGAAGCCTCTGAAGAAGAAGAACCAATTTCTGCTGAGCTTCCCACTCTGCCAGAGCCTGCAGACAATGACGATGACAACAAACCTCAAG ATTCCGTGGAAGACGAAGCTCCTGAggtggatgatgatgatcaatcCAATGAACCCGATGACGACTTCTTGGAAGTGGACGATGATGAGCCTCCAGTAGAACGCATCACGGCACCAGCTGGCAAACCTTTTGCTGAG gaagaagaagaagagacgTCATCAGAGAAGCCAGCAGACACGTTAGCTGAAGAAGAGGAGTACGAGAAACGACAGGAAGAACTCCGAAGGGAGGAGGCACAGGCCTCACACA TGTGGCTGAAACTGACGGTGGGGGGAGCCCTGCTGGTCGCCACGCACGCCATCGTACGCCGCGCCACCGCCTCGAGTG ATGAGCCAACCGAACAGCACGTTCGTAGAGAAGAAACACCCATAGACCGACGCATGACACTGATTCCGGAAGAACCGCCTGAATCTG TTCCGATAAAAAAGGTGACGCAAGAGAGCACACAACATATACCTTCTATCGTAAAATCGCCACCGACTTTCGAGGAAAGTGAGGAGGAAgtggaagaagaagaagacgaaCAAGAGGAACCCGttgtttttaaa GTCACTCAAGCTGCTCAATCGGAGAAGCAAGAAGAAAAGCAGGAAATGTACAGTGATGAGGAAGATGCAGAAGACGatgaagttgaagttgaagaaGAGAAAGTGATAGAGCAGAAAGCAGTTCCTCAAGTTGCTAAACCACCTACTCCAGAACCAGACGATGATGTTCCTGACGATGTTGAAATAATTGAAGACGAGGAAATCGAAGAAGAAGCTGAAGAAGATGAGGAAGAAATATCCGATGTCGATGACGAAGAATTACTTACACGTCTTGAAGCTAAATACGGCCGTCTCCCGGAGCCAGAAAGACCGCAGAGACGTA AGGATGGTGGCAACAGTATAGAAGACGAGTGGCCCGGCGAGCCTAGCGACGCATATTGGCGTAGTCAGCTCGATCAGGCTGAGCAAGAGTTCAACCAG ACCATGTCGGGGGATGTACAACCAAGGAAACGTAAAGATAAGAAGAGGAAAAAAG ATGATTTGGGAGTAAATGAGCCGCGCGGGACGTCGGCAGCGCTGGGAGAGGGCGACTCCTTCATGCACTCGCACCACGACCACGGAACTGGCGGTCATTGGTGCGCCAAAGTCATATTCTTCTCGCTGCTGGCCATTCTCGTCGCGCTCATTGGACTCATTATACTAGAAAACCGAGGCCTTTCTGAAT TGGAAGCAAATGCCGTGCAGTCACAGTACTCTGGAGTTCTCGAAGGTTGGCTGGAAGATGCTCCCGAGGATGATCACCATGACACACATACACTGGAGCTAAATCATCAT gatgatgaagatgatgcaGAACATGGTGAGGAAATAGAACATAGTGATGAAGTAGAGGGTGAtgaccatgatgatgatgaagaagaacacgatgatgatgatgaaacccatgatgatgaagacgatgatgatgatgtaagcCCTGAAGATGAAGAGAACACTCAAGATTATGAAGATGAGGCTCAAgatggtggtgatgatgatgaagaatcgCAAGACAACGAAGATGGTAGTCAAGAGCTTGATTTAGAAGCCAATGATGAG GATGAAGAACTCACATATAGAAAGTATTATCATGGAAATGAAGCGGaacctgatgatgatgatgatgacgacgatgaAGAAGATGAAAATGAAATCGCGGAAAacaatgatgatgacgacgatgaCGAAGATGAAAATGAA CGCAGAAacaatgatgatgacgatgaagatgaaaatgaaaaattaagtaCTGAAGCTGATCAagataatgatgacgatgatgatcaAAATAACAATCGAAGTCTAGAAAACGATGATCAAGAAAATGAAGGCGACGACGACAACGAAGACAATGACCCTAATAATGAAGCAGAGAGTGAAGAAAATAACAATAAG GACGAAGAAGAACACGATGAGGGAGAAAACGAAGACACATCATTAGAAGTGGAGAAGATCGAACAGGAAGCCTCTGAAGAAGAAGAACCAATTTCTGCTGAGCTTCCCACTCTGCCAGAGCCTGCAGACAATGACGATGACAACAAACCTCAAG ATTCCGTGGAAGACGAAGCTCCTGAggtggatgatgatgatcaatcCAATGAACCCGATGACGACTTCTTGGAAGTGGACGATGATGAGCCTCCAGTAGAACGCATCACGGCACCAGCTGGCAAACCTTTTGCTGAG gaagaagaagaagagacgTCATCAGAGAAGCCAGCAGACACGTTAGCTGAAGAAGAGGAGTACGAGAAACGACAGGAAGAACTCCGAAGGGAGGAGGCACAGGCCTCACACA TGTGGCTGAAACTGACGGTGGGGGGAGCCCTGCTGGTCGCCACGCACGCCATCGTACGCCGCGCCACCGCCTCGAGTG ATGAGCCAACCGAACAGCACGTTCGTAGAGAAGAAACACCCATAGACCGACGCATGACACTGATTCCGGAAGAACCGCCTGAATCTG TTCCGATAAAAAAGGTGACGCAAGAGAGCACACAACATATACCTTCTATCGTAAAATCGCCACCGACTTTCGAGGAAAGTGAGGAGGAAgtggaagaagaagaagacgaaCAAGAGGAACCCGttgtttttaaa GTCACTCAAGCTGCTCAATCGGAGAAGCAAGAAGAAAAGCAGGAAATGTACAGTGATGAGGAAGATGCAGAAGACGatgaagttgaagttgaagaaGAGAAAGTGGTAGAGCAGAAAGCAGTTCCTCAAGTTGCTAAACCACCTACTCCAGAACCAGACGATGATGTTCCTGACGATGTTGAAATAATTGAAGACGAGGAAATCGAAGAAGAAGCTGAAGAAGATGAGGAAGAAATATCCGATGTCGATGACGAAGAATTACTTACACGTCTTGAAGCTAAATACGGCCGTCTCCCGGAGCCAGAAAGACCGCAGAGACGTA AGGATGGTGGCAACAGTATAGAAGACGAGTGGCCCGGCGAGCCTAGCGACGCATATTGGCGTAGTCAGCTCGATCAGGCTGAGCAAGAGTTCAACCAG GGCGCGTGGTTGGCGGCAGCGGAGCGTGCCGGCGCGACGCCGCTGCGGGcgagcgcgcgcgcgcgccggaTAGTGGCGCGGGCGCTCGACGCCGCGGCGGAACACAAACGCGACAACGCGCTGCTCGGCCGCGCCATAACAGCCTATCTCGAACTACTCAAGATGAACGAACGCCTCTCGGATAAAAAACTGCTCGAAATCACCGAGAGAACTATCAATCGGATACAGTTTAGAG GCACTTACCTAAACGCGGAGCCTGTTTACCGACTACTCATACGGCGGTTTCCTGATGACCCTTTACACAGGACCAACTTGACGATATTGTTCCTGATGGCAAACAG AGCTGATCTCGCCGAAAATGTACTTAAAGAGACCCTTCAGCGCTGGCCAGACGATCGCCTCAGTTTAGCCCAGTATGGATTTGTATTAAAAACCCGACATAACCGCCTGGAAGAAGCGGCGGACTTCTTACAAAGAGCGCTAGAAGGTGACAGCGGCCCGGCGACGGAGCCCAGATACTACTACCACTTGGGCGACACCTTGCTATTACTAGGCCGCTTCAAGGAAGCCCACGAAGTTCATAAACGAGCCGCCGCTCACGGACATTTCCTCTCGCCCGCCCAACGTTCCCTATACAACGTCCCGAGGCTAAAAGGTCAGCCGTGGTGGAACATCGAAGACACGCCGTACGTAAAACTGACGCGCGCTTTAGAGAAATCCTGGCGGGCTATACTGCGGGAAGGCGAAGCGGCGAGAGCGTTGTACGAGCAAGAGAAAGAAGGTTTGAAGGAGAGAGGGGAATGGTCGCAGTTGGATTTGTTTGCTAGAGGGCAAGAGATCCCAGGGCGGTGTGATCGCGCGCCTGTTACCTGCGCGACAGTGCGGGccgaggcggcggcggcgggctgTCGCCGCGGTCAGGTCAAGTTCAGCGCCATGCGCGCCGGCACGCACGTGCGTCCGCACGTCGGACCCACCAACTGCCGACTGCGGATGCATCTGGGACTGAGCAATACCAAAGACACTTTTATACGCGTCGATCAGGAAATCAG gcAATGGAAAGAAGGCAAGGTGTTCATTTTCGACGATAGCTTCGAGCACGAGGTGTGGCACAACGGCACCGGCTCCCGCCTCGTACTGATCGTAGATGTGTGGCATCCAGAACTCACAGCGGCCGAGCGCAGACAACTGCCTGCCATTTGA
- the NKAIN gene encoding sodium/potassium-transporting ATPase subunit beta-1-interacting protein codes for MAICELRAVLLSVCIIELIVTVQRQVFDFLGFMWLPIIANFVNILLIIFGSFGAVQYITRYLVVYAIRSFLWLTWNVFLICYYLNLGTLNRENGLLSLYTGSISWWEGNGWGCQPVWSEDDGPGSWRPTRVDGCFLKWDHVELTQSAVAAFLAVTALPLSILLAHQSFKRRKPASVKGTLPRRPVYTIELSPTENNISESSLKPMTPRRVKRRSGSRGNGSSVRRSRRSYRNNGYLASTASLPREPRTSRPTSAHSSYSNFHAARPASYHAAEAETNSRSQDVYDPPPPSESVTITTKRYDTGSRGGPSTGYDVVGPYNRPPKGYDTTRNYESNPTYGNVKQGYDASNYDSRSDMVSPCEPPYGANSYGRGGGGYAGGEGGWEAPPPPAPPYSAHATPQAPGPPAYQQINDPYNMMS; via the exons ATGGCAATTTGCGAATTAAGAGCGGTGTTATTGAGTGTGTGCATTATAGAACTG ATCGTTACTGTTCAGCGCCAAGTGTTCGACTTTTTGGGGTTCATGTGGTTACCCATTATCGCAaactttgttaatattttactaattatATTTGGCTCATTTGGAGCTGTACAATATATCACACGGTACCTGGTAGTG tatGCAATACGGAGTTTCTTGTGGCTGACATGGAATGTGTTTTTGATTTGCTACTATCTTAACCTTGGGACTTTGAACagg GAAAATGGTTTACTGTCGCTTTACACTGGGAGCATAAGTTGGTGGGAAGGTAATGGATGGGGTTGCCAGCCTGTTTGGAGTGAAGATGATGGACCTGGGTCATGGCGACCAACACGTGTAGATGGGTGTTTTCTCAAGTGGGATCATGTTGAACTTACACAGTCAGCAGTAGCTGCTTTCCTGGCAGTCACAGCCTTACCACTTTCCATACTTTTAGCACACCAATCATTTAAGAGAAGAAAGCCTGCATCAG tTAAAGGAACCTTACCTCGACGGCCAGTATACACAATAGAACTAAGTCCCACAGAGAACAATATAAGTGAAAGTTCTCTGAAGCCGATGACGCCGCGGCGGGTTAAGCGCCGGTCTGGTTCGCGAGGGAACGGGTCGTCTGTGCGGAGATCTAGACGGTCCTATAGGAACAATGGATACTTAGCGTCCACTGCGTCACTGCCGCGCGAGCCGCGAACGTCGCGTCCGACCTCTGCTCATTCTTCGTACTCCAACTTTCATGCCGCGCGACCTGCGTCCTACCACGCAGCAGAAGCGGAAACCAACTCTCGCTCTCAAGACGTCTATGATCCGCCGCCACCCAGTGAATCTGTCACAATTACGACTAAACGATATGACACAGGGTCTCGCGGAGGTCCCAGCACAGGATATGACGTCGTAGGACCTTACAATCGTCCCCCTAAGGGATATGATACTACAAGAAATTACGAATCAAATCCTACTTATGGGAACGTGAAACAAGGGTATGATGCTTCTAATTATGATAGTAGGTCGGATATGGTGTCGCCTTGTGAGCCGCCGTACGGGGCTAATTCGTATGGGCGGGGAGGGGGTGGCTACGCGGGTGGCGAGGGGGGTTGGGAGGCTCCACCGCCGCCAGCGCCGCCCTACAGCGCCCACGCCACGCCGCAGGCTCCCGGCCCGCCCGCCTACCAACAAATAAACGACCCCTACAACATGATGTCTTAA
- the LOC141437975 gene encoding ubiquitin carboxyl-terminal hydrolase-like, which translates to MASEKLIPLESNPEVMNKFLQKLGVSNKWSIVDVMGLDSELLAWVPRPVLAVILLFPVSEAYEQHKKQQEQEILSKGQEISNNLFYMKQYVSNTCGTVAMVHSVANNTDRVELADGVMKRFLDEAKDLDAAARGKLLEINEGIINAHKELALEGQTNTPRAEDPVNHHFITFVHKDGALYELDGSKAFPVNHGPTTPDSMLEDAAKLCKEFMARDPDEVRFTVVAFAATD; encoded by the coding sequence atggcTTCTGAAAAACTAATCCCgttggaatcgaacccagaggTTATGAACAAATTTCTCCAAAAGTTAGGCGTATCAAACAAATGGTCGATAGTTGATGTTATGGGCTTGGACTCGGAATTGCTTGCATGGGTGCCGCGGCCAGTGCTGGCCGTGATATTGTTGTTCCCGGTATCAGAGGCGTACGAGCAGCACAAAAAGCAGCAGGAACAAGAGATTTTGTCGAAAGGTCAAGAAATttctaataatttgttttacatGAAACAATATGTAAGCAACACTTGCGGAACCGTCGCTATGGTACATAGTGTTGCTAACAACACTGACAGAGTTGAACTGGCTGATGGTGTCATGAAGAGATTTCTGGATGAGGCCAAAGACCTGGATGCTGCAGCTCGTGGAAAGTTGTTGGAAATAAATGAGGGTATAATAAATGCCCACAAAGAGCTTGCTCTAGAAGGACAGACTAACACTCCTCGTGCTGAAGACCCTGTCAATCATCACTTCATCACTTTTGTACACAAGGATGGGGCTTTATATGAATTGGATGGAAGTAAAGCTTTTCCTGTAAATCATGGACCAACTACACCTGATTCTATGTTGGAAGATGCTGCTAAACTATGCAAAGAGTTCATGGCCCGTGACCCTGATGAAGTTCGCTTCACTGTTGTTGCCTTTGCTGCTACTGattga
- the LOC141437973 gene encoding ubiquitin carboxyl-terminal hydrolase isozyme L3-like produces MASERLIPLESNPEVMNKFLQKLGVPDKWTMVDVMGLDSEMLSWVPRPVLAVMLLFPISESYEQHKKQEENDILSKGQEVSSDIFYMKQNLSNACGTIALVHSVANNTDKIKLTEGVMFQFLQDANGLDSAARGKLLEATEGIINAHKELAQEGQTNTPSAEDPVNHHFITFVQKDGALYELDGRKPFPINHGSTTPDSLLEDAAKVCKEFMLRDPNEVRFTVVAFTAAD; encoded by the coding sequence ATGGCTTCTGAAAGACTAATCCCGTTGGAATCCAATCCGGAGGTAATGAATAAATTTCTTCAAAAGTTAGGCGTTCCAGATAAATGGACCATGGTTGATGTAATGGGGTTGGACTCCGAGATGTTGTCGTGGGTGCCGCGCCCCGTACTGGCTGTGATGCTGCTGTTCCCGATATCAGAATCATACGAGCAACACAAAAAGCAAGAAGAGAATGATATTTTGTCCAAAGGACAAGAAGTTTctagtgatattttttatatgaagcagAATTTAAGCAATGCATGTGGAACAATTGCTCTTGTACATAGTGTTGCTAACAACACTGACAAGATTAAACTGACTGAGGGTGTCATGTTTCAATTCCTGCAAGATGCCAATGGACTGGATTCCGCTGCTCGTGGAAAATTGTTGGAAGCAACTGAGGGCATTATAAATGCCCACAAGGAGCTTGCACAGGAGGGGCAGACTAACACTCCCAGTGCTGAAGATCCTGTCAATCATCACTTCATTACTTTTGTGCAGAAGGATGGAGCTTTATATGAATTAGATGGGCGTAAACCATTTCCTATTAACCATGGCTCAACCACACCTGATTCTTTGTTAGAAGATGCTGCCAAAGTGTGCAAGGAATTCATGTTGCGTGATCCCAATGAAGTACGCTTCACTGTAGTTGCCTTTACTGCTGCTGACTGA